The following proteins are encoded in a genomic region of Acidimicrobiales bacterium:
- a CDS encoding SCO family protein, producing MTVDGARELPGASARPRRRRTIGAISLTALAGTAAVLVGVIGRGGATPAPPPLARGVPSALADLMGLSALPARAAPAFTLVDQHGRRVSLRSLRGRAVVLEFMDPHCVDVCPIVAQEFVDAYRDLGGTAARVDFVAVNVNPYHRAVSDVAAFTREHGLSAIPSWEFLTGPVRRLEAVWHGYDVYVHAPSRNADVIHTSIVYFIDPLGRERYVAAPQVDHTASGRAYLPPAPLAAWGRGIATVARDLAA from the coding sequence GTGACCGTCGACGGAGCGCGCGAGCTGCCCGGCGCGAGCGCGCGCCCCCGGCGGCGGCGCACGATCGGCGCGATCTCGCTCACGGCCCTCGCGGGGACGGCCGCCGTCCTCGTCGGCGTGATCGGCCGGGGGGGCGCGACGCCGGCTCCGCCGCCGCTCGCGCGCGGCGTCCCGAGCGCGCTCGCGGACCTCATGGGCCTCTCAGCGCTCCCCGCCAGGGCCGCTCCCGCCTTCACCCTCGTCGACCAGCACGGACGGCGCGTGTCGCTCCGGTCGCTGCGCGGCCGGGCCGTCGTGCTCGAGTTCATGGACCCCCACTGCGTGGACGTCTGCCCGATCGTCGCCCAGGAGTTCGTCGACGCCTATCGCGACCTCGGAGGGACCGCCGCTCGCGTCGACTTCGTGGCCGTGAACGTCAACCCCTACCACCGGGCGGTCTCGGACGTCGCCGCCTTCACGCGCGAGCACGGGCTGAGCGCCATCCCGAGCTGGGAGTTCCTCACTGGTCCGGTGCGCCGCCTCGAAGCCGTGTGGCACGGCTACGACGTCTACGTCCACGCACCGAGCAGGAACGCCGACGTGATCCACACGTCGATCGTCTACTTCATCGACCCGCTCGGGCGCGAGCGCTACGTGGCCGCTCCCCAGGTGGACCACACCGCTTCGGGAAGGGCCTACCTCCCACCCGCGCCCCTCGCGGCCTGGGGCAGGGGGATCGCCACCGTGGCGCGCGACCTCGCCGCCTGA
- a CDS encoding sigma 54 modulation/S30EA ribosomal C-terminal domain-containing protein, translating into MPDGVMRWFDEEAGEGLVVRAGQRFRAWAGDTEPDARQPGARVHFDAKEVDGVARAVNVSLRHGTRVSRRQDDFATLAGARRAEAKGPEPFAGVHPELLPAYLAHPIELVRRWADDLARGDVDAALALYAPDARISVGDVKVAGRRNLQSLLEGHPVRGSRRRARVRGVDGEFEAVWEPAEPGERGVAVRCRVERGLLSEQRFTDIHPVGRAGAPAAAPFPIEVVVRGAVAREAVAYARSRLADIASLKGRRVLFARIRLSELADPARSRPSVCEVEIDLDGDLLRAHVAARSMHEAVDLVQRRVRDKAEHLEQRRLARRRETGAAAPGRWRHGDLPTARPEHYERPVEERQLVRHKTLATEELTLDEAAFDMEQLDFDFYLFRDLETGLDSVLERLDGGGFVLHQLGEPAGEPPAATVPVVRSPAPVPTLSVDEAIERLNLGKERFVFFRHPRTGRGAVVYLRYDGHYGLITCEESP; encoded by the coding sequence ATGCCCGATGGCGTGATGCGGTGGTTCGACGAGGAGGCCGGCGAGGGCCTCGTGGTACGGGCCGGCCAGCGCTTCAGAGCCTGGGCGGGTGACACCGAGCCCGACGCGCGCCAGCCGGGAGCGCGGGTCCACTTCGACGCGAAGGAGGTCGACGGCGTCGCGCGAGCGGTCAACGTGTCGCTGCGGCACGGCACCCGCGTGTCGCGGCGCCAGGACGACTTCGCCACCCTCGCCGGCGCGCGCCGTGCCGAGGCGAAGGGGCCGGAGCCCTTCGCCGGCGTCCACCCCGAGCTCCTGCCCGCCTACCTCGCGCACCCGATCGAGCTCGTGCGGCGGTGGGCGGACGACCTCGCGCGCGGCGACGTCGACGCGGCCCTCGCGCTCTACGCGCCCGATGCGAGAATCTCGGTCGGGGACGTCAAGGTGGCCGGTCGGCGCAACCTGCAATCCCTGCTCGAAGGCCACCCGGTCCGCGGCTCGCGACGGCGAGCCCGCGTCCGAGGCGTGGACGGCGAGTTCGAGGCGGTGTGGGAGCCCGCCGAGCCAGGCGAGCGTGGCGTCGCCGTTCGCTGCCGCGTCGAGCGCGGACTGCTCAGCGAGCAGCGCTTCACGGACATCCACCCCGTCGGCCGCGCCGGCGCGCCAGCGGCGGCGCCGTTCCCGATCGAGGTGGTCGTGCGCGGGGCGGTGGCGCGAGAAGCGGTCGCCTACGCCCGCAGCCGACTCGCCGACATCGCCAGCTTGAAGGGACGGCGCGTCCTCTTCGCCCGGATCCGGCTCTCGGAGCTCGCCGACCCGGCGCGCTCGCGCCCGTCGGTCTGCGAGGTCGAGATCGACCTCGACGGGGACCTCCTGCGCGCGCACGTCGCGGCGCGCTCGATGCACGAGGCCGTCGACCTCGTCCAGCGCCGCGTGCGCGACAAGGCGGAGCACCTCGAGCAGCGGCGCCTCGCCAGGCGCCGCGAGACCGGGGCGGCCGCACCCGGAAGGTGGCGGCACGGCGACCTGCCGACGGCCCGGCCCGAGCACTACGAGCGACCGGTGGAGGAGCGCCAGCTCGTACGGCACAAGACCCTCGCCACCGAGGAGCTCACGCTCGACGAGGCGGCGTTCGACATGGAGCAGCTCGACTTCGACTTCTACCTGTTTCGCGACCTCGAGACGGGCCTCGACAGCGTGCTCGAGCGCCTCGACGGCGGGGGGTTCGTGCTGCACCAGCTCGGCGAGCCCGCGGGCGAGCCACCCGCTGCCACCGTGCCGGTCGTTCGCTCCCCCGCGCCGGTGCCCACGCTGAGCGTCGACGAGGCGATCGAGCGCCTCAACCTCGGCAAGGAGCGCTTCGTCTTCTTCCGCCACCCGCGCACCGGCCGAGGCGCCGTCGTCTACCTGCGCTACGACGGGCACTACGGGCTCATCACCTGCGAGGAGTCACCATGA